One genomic window of Ornithorhynchus anatinus isolate Pmale09 chromosome 10, mOrnAna1.pri.v4, whole genome shotgun sequence includes the following:
- the LOC103166955 gene encoding tripartite motif-containing protein 15-like gives MAPLDAPRQRPAQQGDEEEEEGEEEEEEEEEVEEQCAEEAGKRARVASVSCAACRAVLRHPVTLHCGHQFCRSCLSRRWKGRGRRHSSCPQCRLHKRKTPSSPHPEARPKRACVAAVNEDADEATGEDWEDEAAAATSTAPEREPRERLAERGEGSPARGRDTPGGGERRSRSPAGRRASPTWDQMPPDCPEDLPSAAAASTTVQGGECGPCPRHQETLQLFCQDDQEPLCVLCHLSPEHHGHRVVSLGEAGDLVWARLQAAAEGLRGRRVALEQEGGRREQRAETLARQAEIRRQKLAAELEDLSQFLREAGRRLLEPLQAAEHEAREAARLQARCLSAQALRLDRLLADVDAWQSLPATRLLADQVARAGLRRAEVEARRGPAAAGGGQPLERALGALARKQAVLREAAWAFRQRLETEQERKEGPPLRFLLASAHPSLTVEDDGRGLRRVGEKPPSPLPAPPEAGRFTECPCVLGDTAFSSGTHYWEVDVSGAAVWAAGVAQEAVRRCGELRLSPSEGVWALRMNRGQCWAASGTPDTLTVPLRHPPQRLAVFLDVEAGLLGFSDAETAAPLHDYTGAGWATPLRAFFWLWDVGGELKLGP, from the coding sequence ATGGCCCCGCTGGACGCTCCGCGGCAGAGGCCAGCCCAgcagggggacgaggaggaggaggagggtgaagaggaggaagaggaagaggaggaagtggaggagcagtGCGCGGAGGAGGCGGGAAAGAGGGCCAGGGTGGCCTCGGTGTCGTGCGCGGCCTGCCGGGCCGTCCTGCGTCACCCCGTCACCCTCCACTGTGGCCATCAATTCTGTCGTTCCTGCCTCAGCCGCCGGTGGAAGGGACGGGGCCGCCGCCACTCTTCCTGCCCCCAGTGCCGCCTCCACAAGCGCAAGACCCCATCTTCGCCGCACCCCGAGGCCCGACCCAAGCGGGCCTGCGTCGCCGCCGTCAACGAGGACGCCGACGAGGCCACGGGGGAGGACTGGGAggacgaggcggcggcggccacctCCACGGCACCCGAGCGGGAGCCCCGGGAACGACTAGCCGAGAGAGGGGAGGGCTCCCCGGCGAGGGGCCGGGACACCCCCGGCGGAGGAGAGAGACGGTCCAGGAGCCCCGCGGGGCGAAGGGCGAGCCCGACCTGGGACCAGATGCCCCCCGACTGCCCCGAGGACCTTCCCTCGGCTGCCGCGGCCTCCACCACCGTCCAGGGAGGGGAATGCGGCCCGTGTCCCCGGCACCAAGAGACCTTGCAGCTCTTCTGCCAAGATGACCAGGAGCCACTGTGTGTCCTGTGCCACCTCTCGCCAGAGCACCACGGCCACCGCGTGGTGTCTCTGGGCGAGGCCGGGGACCTGGTCTGGGCCCGGCTCCAGGCCGCCGCGGAGGGGCTGCGGGGGCGGCGGGTGGCCCTGGAGCAGGAGGGCGGCCGGAGGGAGCAGCGGGCTGAGACCCTGGCCCGCCAGGCGGAGATCCGGCGGCAGAAGCTGGCGGCCGAGCTGGAAGACCTGAGCCAGTTCCTGCGGGAGGCTGGCCGCCGCCTCCTGGAGCCCCTGCAGGCCGCCGAGCACGAGGCGCGCGAGGCGGCCCGCCTGCAGGCCCGCTGCCTGTCCGCCCAGGCGCTCCGGCTCGATCGCCTCCTGGCTGACGTCGACGCCTGGCAGAGCCTCCCGGCCACCCGGCTGCTGGCCGACCAGGTGGCCCGGGCGGGGCTGCGGCGAGCCGAGGTGGAGGCTCGGCGGGGGcctgcggcggcggggggcggccagCCGCTGGAGCGGGCCCTGGGCGCCCTGGCCCGCAAGCAGGCCGTGCTGCGCGAGGCCGCCTGGGCCTTCCGCCAGCGCCTGGAGACGGAGCAGGAGCGCAAGGAAGGGCCGCCGCTCCGCTTCCTGCTGGCCAGCGCCCACCCCAGCCTGACCGTGGAGGACGACGGCCGCGGCCTGCGGCGGGTCGGGGAGAAGCCCCCGTCCCCCCTGCCGGCCCCCCCCGAGGCTGGCCGCTTCACCGAATGCCCCTGCGTGCTGGGGGACACGGCCTTCTCCAGCGGGACCCACTACTGGGAGGTGGACGTGAGCGGCGCGGCCGTGTGGGCGGCTGGCGTGGCCCAGGAGGCCGTGAGGCGGTGCGGGGAGCTGCGCCTCAGCCCTTCCGAGGGCGTCTGGGCCCTGAGGATGAATCGTGGCCAGTGCTGGGCGGCTTCTGGGACCCCCGACACGCTCACAGTCCCCCTGAGGCACCCGCCCCAACGCCTGGCCGTGTTCCTCGACGTAGAGGCAGGGCTGTTGGGCTTCTCGGATGCCGAGACGGCGGCCCCCCTGCATGACTACACCGGGGCCGGCTGGGCCACACCTTTGCGTGCCTTCTTCTGGTTGTGGGACGTCGGCGGGGAGCTGAAGCTGGGACCCTAG